DNA from Chloroflexota bacterium:
ATCTGAGAAGGATCACCAACCTGGGAGGTATCGCACTGGAGGTTATGTTGAATCGTGCAATGGTCACGGTTCAATTCTGTTCCCTCGAACCAATAGCGGGCCAAATCTCTAGGATGGTCCAAGAGTGACCTACAATCCAAGGCGAGCGCGGCAACTCCTTAATGCTGGAACCAGCCGATCAGATGCCAAGTTCCGCGAAGGCCAGGAGGACGCGATTCGTTATATCGTGGAAGGCCGAGGGCGGCTGCTATTGGTTCAGAAGACCGGTTGGGGTAAGAGCCAGGTCTATTTCATTGCCACTAAGTTACTGCGCGAAGCGGGTACCGGACCGGCATTGCTGATATCCCCATTGCTGGCACTGATGCGCAACCAGATTGTCCAGGCACAGCGTATGGGTGTTAGGGCAGCTACAATTCACTCTGACAACCAGGAGGATTGGGAACAAGTGGAGTCGGCAATTCGCAACAACGAGGTGGACATCCTCTTGATCTCGCCTGAACGGCTGGCAAACGAGCATTTTCGCGCTGCGGTGCTGTCGGGTGTAGCCGCGCGGATCGTGTTGCTTGTTATCGATGAGGCTCACTGTATCTCGGACTGGGGCCACGACTTCCGTCCGCACTACCGCCTGATCGAGCGGATAATACGAACCCTGCCAGCTAACCTGAGGTTGCTGGCCACCACCGCCACGGCAAACAACCGGGTAATATCTGACCTTGAAACCGTATTAGGTCCCAACCTCAGTATTTCGCGTGGTGACCTAAACCGCCCCTCACTGCGCCTTCAGACTATACGACTGCCCAATCAATCCGAGCGCCTGGCTTGGCTGGCCTCACAGGTAGCAGCGCTGCCAGGTAGTGGCGTCATCTACACACTCACCGTGCGCGATACTAATGAGGTCGCCGATTGGCTCCAGTCCCGCGGCCTGAATGTCGAATCCTACACTAGCGAGACTGGAGAGCGCCGCCGGGAGGAACTTGAAAATGCCTTACTGGGAAACAGGGTCAAGGCACTGGTGGCCACAACTGCGCTTGGCATGGGCTTCGATAAACCGGATCTCAGTTTTGTGATTCACTATCAGACGCCTGGCTCAGTCATTGCCTACTACCAACAGGTGGGAAGAGCCGGCCGCGCCCTCGATGCCGCCTATGGCGTATTGCTCAGCGGTGAAGAGGAGACAGACATTACAGACTACTTCATCAAGAACGCTTTCCCAACACGGCAAGAGGTGCAACTTGTCCTTGATGCGCTGCAGGCCGCGCCGAGAGGTCTTTCCGTTCCCGAATTGTTAAGCCGGCTGAATCTTAGTAATAGCCGGATCGAAAAGACGATTGCACTGCTTTCCTTGGAGTCGCCGGCGCCTATGGTGAAACAAGGCTCTAAGTGGCAGTTGACACCAGTAGCATTGAGCGAAGAGTTCTGGCAGCGTGCAGACCGTCTCACCGCTTTACGGTATGAAGAACAGCAGCAAATGCAAGAGTATGTGAACCTGACTTCAGGCCATATGGAGTTTCTAATCCGGGCCTTAGACGGTGACCCAGGCACCGTACATTCTTCCAGCTTGCCTGCCCTACCTACAGCCACGGATCCAGTGCTTGTCCGGGAGGCCGTAGCATTCTTGCGTCGCACCAGCTTACCTATTGAACCACGCAGACAGTGGCCGGCTGGTGGTTTGCCGCACATGCAACTGCGCGGACCAATCCAACCGGAGTACCAGGCCCAGTCGGGGAAGGCGCTCTGCGTCTGGGGTGATGCCGGATGGGGTGAACTAGTGCGTCAGGGTAAGTACCGTGACAATCGCTTTGCCGACGAATTGATTGACGCGTGCACCACTCTTGTTCATAATTGGAATCTGCAGCCAGCGCCTACCTGGGTTACCTGTATCCCTTCAAGACGGCATCCTGATCTGGTACCGAGCTTTGCCCGACGTCTGGCAGCGTCCTTGAATCTGCCCTTCTACCTGGTGCTGGGAAAGACAGATGACCGTCCTCAGCAGAAGGCCATGGCTAATAGCAGCCAGCAAGCACGCAATGTTGATGGTTCCCTGGCCATAGTGGTAAAGTCGATACCGGAGGGACCAGTGTTATTGGTGGACGATATGGTCGATTCGCGCTGGACACTGACTATCGCCGCCTGGTTGCTGCGGTCTCACGGTTGCAGCGTGGTGTTTCCTTTAGCGCTCTCATATGCGGGGCATGACGAATGAATAGTCCAGTCTCTGCCAACACCCAGGCAATTTTGCTGTTGACTGCGCCGCTGATTGTGGGACGTGGGGGGTATTCGTCTGAGCTGCTGACCCCCAGTGAGTACAAACGGCTAGCACGGATTCTCCGGGATAACGAGCGCGAACCGGCCGATTTGTTAAGCCCCGAGGCAGGCGAACTCTTGCAGAGGTTACAGGGCATAATTGACAGCGGTCGCCTGACGCGGCTATTAGGGCGAGGTTTTCTTCTGAGCCAGGCCATTGAACGATGGCAGGCGCGGGCTATTTGGGTTGTCAGTCGGGCGGATCCCGATTATCCAAGGCGGCTGAAGGTACGACTCAAGGAGACCGCGCCACCGATATTATATGGTTGTGGTGATGCGGCTATCCTGGAGACTGGTGGGTTAGCAATTGTCGGGTCCAGGCATGTAGATGACGCGCTCATTGAATACACGGAGAGTGTAAGTCGACTTGCTGCCAGAGCTCGCCAAACAGTCGTTTCGGGGGGTGCCCGAGGTATCGACCAGGCCGCTATGCGCGGTGCATTGCAGGCGGGCGGTTGCGTGGCCGGTGTACTGGCTGATAGCCTCGAACGCCTGGCCTTGGTACGTGATCACCGTGAATTCTTGATGGATAGTCGGCTGGTTCTAATTTCCCCCTATGATCCGGCCGCGGGATTTGATGTCGGCCATGCGATGCAGAGGAACAAGATAGTCTATGCCTTAGCCGACGCCGCACTTATTGTCAGCACAGATTATGAGAATGGCGGCACATGGATGGGAGCAATAGAGCAACTGGAGAATCTGCACCTCGTTCCGGTGTATGTTCGTTCCAGTGGGGACATAGGGAAAGGTCTAAGAGCGCTCCGGGAAAAGGGATCCCTACCCTGGCCGAATCCATCGAGTCCAGAAGAGTTCGAAAGAGCACTTGCCATTCAGGTTGACCTTATCAAGGATGTATCCAGACAAGAATCGCTTCCCTTCCCCAGTATTAACGAACCGGCAAGTACGTATGAAGCTGAGCCTGGCCTTACTGTGCAGGTACCGGAGCCGCCCTCGGAGCCG
Protein-coding regions in this window:
- a CDS encoding DNA-processing protein DprA, which produces MNSPVSANTQAILLLTAPLIVGRGGYSSELLTPSEYKRLARILRDNEREPADLLSPEAGELLQRLQGIIDSGRLTRLLGRGFLLSQAIERWQARAIWVVSRADPDYPRRLKVRLKETAPPILYGCGDAAILETGGLAIVGSRHVDDALIEYTESVSRLAARARQTVVSGGARGIDQAAMRGALQAGGCVAGVLADSLERLALVRDHREFLMDSRLVLISPYDPAAGFDVGHAMQRNKIVYALADAALIVSTDYENGGTWMGAIEQLENLHLVPVYVRSSGDIGKGLRALREKGSLPWPNPSSPEEFERALAIQVDLIKDVSRQESLPFPSINEPASTYEAEPGLTVQVPEPPSEPTRQSIAPAEELFAKVKGLLLQMKTPKTEAEVATDLQVSRSQAREWLHRLVKEGVLKRKQKPLRYYVPSDRQENLFNTSD
- a CDS encoding RecQ family ATP-dependent DNA helicase, whose amino-acid sequence is MTYNPRRARQLLNAGTSRSDAKFREGQEDAIRYIVEGRGRLLLVQKTGWGKSQVYFIATKLLREAGTGPALLISPLLALMRNQIVQAQRMGVRAATIHSDNQEDWEQVESAIRNNEVDILLISPERLANEHFRAAVLSGVAARIVLLVIDEAHCISDWGHDFRPHYRLIERIIRTLPANLRLLATTATANNRVISDLETVLGPNLSISRGDLNRPSLRLQTIRLPNQSERLAWLASQVAALPGSGVIYTLTVRDTNEVADWLQSRGLNVESYTSETGERRREELENALLGNRVKALVATTALGMGFDKPDLSFVIHYQTPGSVIAYYQQVGRAGRALDAAYGVLLSGEEETDITDYFIKNAFPTRQEVQLVLDALQAAPRGLSVPELLSRLNLSNSRIEKTIALLSLESPAPMVKQGSKWQLTPVALSEEFWQRADRLTALRYEEQQQMQEYVNLTSGHMEFLIRALDGDPGTVHSSSLPALPTATDPVLVREAVAFLRRTSLPIEPRRQWPAGGLPHMQLRGPIQPEYQAQSGKALCVWGDAGWGELVRQGKYRDNRFADELIDACTTLVHNWNLQPAPTWVTCIPSRRHPDLVPSFARRLAASLNLPFYLVLGKTDDRPQQKAMANSSQQARNVDGSLAIVVKSIPEGPVLLVDDMVDSRWTLTIAAWLLRSHGCSVVFPLALSYAGHDE